One Papaver somniferum cultivar HN1 unplaced genomic scaffold, ASM357369v1 unplaced-scaffold_76, whole genome shotgun sequence genomic window carries:
- the LOC113344317 gene encoding cation/H(+) antiporter 18-like produces the protein MASNATKIVCPPPMKATSNGAFQGDSPLDFAVPLLILQICLVLVLTRFLAYLLKPLKQPRVIAEIIGGILLGPSALGRNKTYLDKVFPKRSLTVLDTLANIGLIFFLFLVGLEMDPKSLSKTGKRILSISLAGITVPFALGIGTSFVLRNTISKDVDGLAFIVFMGVAYSITAFPVLARILAELKLLTTDVGRMAMSAAAVDDVTAWILLAIAVALSGSGHSPIVALWVLLCGCGFVVGAVLIFRPLFEWMAKRTQEGEPVGETYICATLGAVLAAAFMTDLIGIHALFGAFVLGVLVPKEGPLGIALVEKVEDLVSGLFLPLYFASSGLKTNVATIKGLQSWGLLVLVIFTACFGKLVGVVGVSRACKVPWRESFTLGVLMNSKGLVELIVLNIGKDRKVLNDQTFAIMVLMALFTTFITTPIVMIIYKPSKRVGLAEADYKNKTIESIDGSSQFRILACFHSTKNIPTMINLIEASRGSGRPEGLCVYALHLTELSERSSAILLVHKARKDGLPFWNKGRKDSDQIVVAFQTFEQLSHVSVRPLTSISAMSSMHEDICTSAERKKAAIIILPFHKHQRIDGALETTRTDLRWVNHKVLQNAPCSVGILVDRSLGGVSQVSASDVSSSITVIFFGGRDDREALAYAIRTAEHPGIKLAVIHITMQLESSGDIAVIEMSGESPVESHLFDEKVLSEFEKKISQNPSLKYEKRLLSNSEEVLAVVQEFSKCSLFLVGRMPTGVAQHVLNGRSDCPELGPIGNLLVSPDLSTTASVLVVQQYYNQPPSDLAVVYPEDLDSK, from the exons ATGGCGTCAAATGCTACCAAAATTGTTTGTCCGCCTCCAATGAAGGCAACATCTAATGGAGCATTCCAAGGGGACAGTCCACTAGATTTTGCGGTTCCTCTTCTCATCTTGCAGATATGCCTTGTGCTTGTTCTCACTCGGTTTCTAGCTTATCTTCTAAAGCCACTAAAACAGCCTCGCGTGATTGCTGAGATCATT GGTGGTATATTGCTCGGGCCTTCAGCTCTAGGTCGTAACAAGACATACCTGGATAAAGTTTTTCCTAAACGAAGCCTTACAGTTTTAGACACTTTAGCCAACATCGGTCTCATCTTCTTTTTATTCTTAGTTGGTTTAGAAATGGACCCAAAGTCCCTTTCTAAGACTGGAAAACGAATACTCAGTATTTCTCTTGCTGGAATTACCGTACCATTTGCTTTAGGAATTGGGACATCTTTTGTCCTTCGGAATACAATATCGAAAGATGTTGACGGTCTGGCATTTATTGTATTCATGGGTGTAGCCTATTCAATTACTGCCTTCCCTGTCTTGGCCCGTATTCTTGCCGAGCTCAAACTCCTCACAACGGATGTTGGCAGGATGGCTATGTCGGCTGCTGCAGTAGACGACGTGACTGCCTGGATCCTGCTTGCTATAGCTGTTGCTCTTTCTGGCTCAGGTCATTCCCCGATTGTTGCTCTTTGGGTTCTTTTATGTGGCTGTGGATTTGTTGTGGGAGCAGTTCTCATATTCCGACCACTCTTTGAATGGATGGCTAAACGAACCCAAGAAGGTGAACCTGTTGGAGAAACTTACATTTGCGCCACCTTAGGTGCTGTTCTTGCAGCTGCATTTATGACCGACCTTATTGGTATCCATGCTCTCTTTGGTGCCTTTGTCCTTGGAGTTCTTGTGCCAAAAGAAGGGCCGTTAGGTATAGCGCTTGTTGAAAAGGTTGAAGATTTGGTATCTGGCCTCTTCCTTCCGTTgtattttgcttcaagtggtttGAAAACTAACGTGGCCACAATTAAAGGGCTTCAATCATGGGGTCTTCTTGTCTTGGTCATATTCACAGCTTGCTTCGGGAAACTTGTTGGCGTTGTCGGGGTGTCCCGTGCTTGTAAGGTCCCTTGGCGTGAGTCGTTTACTTTGGGTGTTCTTATGAACAGTAAAGGTTTGGTGGAACTCATCGTCCTTAACATTGGTAAAGACCGAAAG GTTTTGAACGATCAAACTTTTGCCATCATGGTTTTGATGGCTCTTTTCACAACCTTCATCACAACGCCTATAGTTATGATTATTTATAAACCATCAAAAAGGGTAGGCCTGGCGGAGGCTGATTACAAGAACAAAACAATAGAGAGCATAGATGGTAGTTCCCAGTTTCGGATTTTGGCATGCTTTCATAGTACCAAGAATATCCCAACAATGATAAATCTCATCGAGGCCTCTCGAGGTAGTGGAAGACCAGAAGGTTTATGTGTTTATGCATTGCACTTAACAGAATTGTCAGAGAGATCATCTGCAATTCTACTGGTACACAAGGCCCGAAAAGATGGATTACCATTTTGGAATAAGGGGAGAAAAGACTCAGACCAAATTGTCGTCGCCTTTCAGACTTTCGAGCAGTTGAGTCATGTCTCTGTAAGACCATTGACATCCATTTCTGCAATGTCGAGTATGCATGAGGATATCTGTACTAGTGCTGAAAGAAAGAAAGCTGCAATTATTATCCTCCCATTTCACAAGCACCAAAGGATAGATGGGGCCCTTGAAACTACACGAACAGATCTTCGGTGGGTAAACCACAAGGTTCTTCAAAATGCACCATGCTCGGTAGGAATCCTCGTTGACCGTAGCCTTGGAGGGGTCTCTCAAGTATCTGCAAGTGATGTTTCTTCTTCCATTACTGTTATATTCTTTGGGGGTCGTGACGACCGTGAGGCACTTGCTTATGCTATTCGCACGGCCGAGCATCCAGGTATCAAATTAGCAGTCATCCACATCACAATGCAGCTTGAATCCAGTGGAGATATTGCTGTTATTGAAATGAGCGGGGAAAGTCCTGTTGAAAGCCATTTATTCGATGAGAAAGTCTTGTCTGAGTTCGAAAAGAAGATCTCCCAGAACCCTTCCCTAAAATATGAGAAGAGATTGCTTAGCAATTCTGAGGAAGTTTTAGCTGTTGTTCAGGAATTCAGTAAATGCAGTCTATTTTTAGTTGGTCGCATGCCAACTGGTGTTGCGCAACATGTGCTAAATGGAAGGAGCGATTGTCCAGAACTTGGTCCAATTGGAAACTTATTAGTTTCACCAGATCTTTCAACAACGGCTTCGGTTTTAGTTGTTCAACAATATTACAACCAGCCACCTTCAGATTTAGCTGTTGTTTATCCAGAAGATTTAGACTCCAAGTAG